The Pyrenophora tritici-repentis strain M4 chromosome 2, whole genome shotgun sequence genome window below encodes:
- a CDS encoding Med15 multi-domain protein encodes MADNQSEISSADSAEAQNQLQNEQSEHLSDSPWAKFTAEQLMENCPYTVALKVINTALWGVPAPADANETHATTWVAKAIHDYNVSMAWDDDLFIDYKWDFEGWTKELFSKVERGTLRSLKSVLRHRGVYTGNNHARVADSLYNILGIENTLEWEPAEFRAMKFDQQSEAYQRQQSNKRQQDTQHTVYPAVQQPPQVQQPPQLQQPPQLQQPPQVPQPSQLQRPSQGEQQEQYRVRQGVQSRSQTIEPQQPLHMSGTLEGPQHRQLWEQAAQPQQGRAQLQTRPPATAYREVTPFPQQPTNRVPNRPPELPYDPYKTLPPRWSRNDRLDANTITQFSKLWDNSNKYTGNAYDLLDDKIKIFFSICWQVDIQEEQFHAVFPRILTGRAETFYIQVVERDDSFADAYMAIKNHFDHDVHHQHYYTDWTTTTFARTRTENPDKGLHEVLQILLDKLQLCQRALGKNFEGEDALRTTVINACRGVPELEMALFKPATICEGLFSDLRSAVETHLARQHTTQMVTEDQYYLDRRYNGNGRIRGRSRGGGGFRGGSRGAYRGGEQRDDNGRGFKPRWRKKCFVCQKEGCWSTNHTDEERKAAPPQGLLRTSCRIRRDRAH; translated from the exons ATGGCGGATAACCAAAGCGAAATAAGCTCTGCAGACTCTGCTGAAGCTCAGAATCAACTACAGAATGAGCAATCAGAACACCTCTCAGACTCACCATGGGCCAAATTTACCGCGGAACAACTTATGGAAAactgtccatacacagtTGCACTCAAGGTCATCAATACAGCTCTCTGGGGCGTACCCGCACCGGCGGACGCAAATGAGACACACGCAACAACGTGGGTCGCTAAagctatccacgactacaatgtgtcaatggcctgggacgatgacctcttcattgactacaaatgggactttgaaggatggacgaAGGAGCTATTTAGCAAGGTTGAGCGTGGTACACTAAGGTCTCTTAAGAGTGTGCTACGACACCGGGgagtatacactggcaacaATCACGCCAGGGTGGCGGACTCTCTCTACAACATTCTAGGTATAGAGAATACTCTTGAATGGGAACCAGCagagtttcgagccatgaaATTCGACCAACAGTCCGAAGCGTACCAGCGCCAGCAGAGCAATAAACGCCAACAGGACACTCAGCACACAGTCTATCcagctgtacaacaaccaccgcaagtacaacaaccgccgcaattacaacaaccgccgcaattacaacagcCACCGCAAGTACCACAGCCGTCGCAATTACAACGACCGTCGCAGGGCGAGCAACAagagcagtatagagtgagacaaggcgtccAGAGCCGTTCCCAAACAATAGAGCCACAACAGCCGCTACACATGAGCGGTACGCTGGAAGGGCCTCAGCATCGACAACTGTGGGAGCAGGCCGCGCAGCCGCAACAAGGGCGTGCGCAACTACAGACACGGCCGCCAGCGACTGCATATCGCGAAGTCACGCCATTTCCGCAACAGCCAACGAACCGCGTCCCTAACAGACCACCCGAACTACCATAcgacccgtacaagacgctaccgccgcgatggtccCGCAACGATCGACTCGACGCTaatacgatcacgcagttctctaagctatgggacaatagcaacaagtatacagggaatgcgtacgatctcctagacgataagatcaagatcttcttcagcatctgctggcaggtagatatccaagaagagcagtttcacgcagtgtttccccgtatccttaccggacgtgcagagacattctacatacaggttgtagagagagatgacagctttgctgatgcgtacatggcaatcaaaaaccacttcgaccatgacgtccatcaccagcactactacacagactggacgactacaaccttcgctcgcacccgcacagagaaccccgacaagggactacacgaggttctgcagatcctgcttgacaagctgcagctatgccagcgtgcccttggcaagaactttgagggcgaggatgccctacgtaccactgtcatcaatgcctgccgaggagtaccagagcttgagatggcactgttcaaaccagccacaatctgtgaaggactcttctcagaCCTACGTTCTGCAGTTGAGACACACCTTGCACGGCAACACACTACCCAGATGGTCACAGAGGACCAATACTACTTAGAtcgccgatacaacggcaatggaagAATCCGAGGTAgatctcgaggtggaggaggattcagaggcggatcTAGAGGAGCATAtcgaggaggcgagcagcgcgacgacaacggacgaggattTAAGCCTcgctggaggaagaaatgctttgtttgccagaaggaaggatgctggtctaccaaccacacagacgaagagcgcaaggctgccc CCCcccaaggacttctccgtacatcttgcagaatacgaagggatcgagcacactag